A genome region from Vulpes lagopus strain Blue_001 chromosome 7, ASM1834538v1, whole genome shotgun sequence includes the following:
- the ABHD14B gene encoding protein ABHD14B encodes MAPILVAARAGTRRQRGAHRTLRYGPRAKEATSHPSYRPGNRLGDAVKTIEATWLDLGRFSHSKLSGFLLPAHVSGPGQSRPGMSRVGRTRTEQQGGDPKNPSPPAASCASGAGCWGPNAGGCLEHLAPKGSGTPRPLGQERSNGTDRPCHGLWPQEGAARHGLVPALRRAAAPLPCPGPSRRQTAPASNPREPTQLPRCFTRTAAGMAGVEQQEGTIQVQGQSLFFREGRPGGGQAASFSVLLLHGIRFSSETWQKLGTLHKLAQAGYRAVAIDLPGLGRSKEAVAPAPIGELVPSSFLAAVVDALDLGSPVVISPSLSGMYSLPFLTAPGSQLRGYVPVAPICTDKINAADYASVKTSTLIVYGDQDPMGLTSFEHLKQLPNHRVLVMEGAGHPCYLDKPEEWHTGLLDFLQGLA; translated from the exons ATGGCACCTATCCTGGTGGCGGCCAGGGCGGGTACCCGGAGGCAGCGCGGGGCACATAGGACTCTGCGTTATGGACCCCGTGCCAAAGAGGCAACATCACACCCGTCCTACAGGCCGGGAAATAGGCTCGGGGACGCCGTGAAAACGATCGAGGCCACCTGGCTGGACCTTGGCAGATTCTCGCACTCAAAGCTGTCGGGCTTCCTGCTGCCAGCGCACGTCTCAGGGCCTGGGCAGTCAAGGCCAGGgatgagcagggtggggaggacgAGGACggagcagcagggaggagacCCCAAGAACCCTTCTCCTCCAGCCGCCTCATGTGCCTCTGGGGCAGGCTGCTGGGGGCCAAACGCAGGCGGGTGCTTGGAGCACCTGGCGCCCAAGGGCTCGGGGACACCGAGGCCGCTGGGACAAGAAAGATCTAACGGCACCGACCGGCCCTGCCACGGCTTGTGGCCACAAGAGGGCGCCGCGCGGCACGGCCTGGTCCCCGCCCTCCGCCGGGCCGCTGCCCCGCTTCCCTGCCCCGGCCCCAGTCGCCGCCAGACCGCGCCTGCCTCTAATCCGCGCGAGCCTACGCAGCTCCCCAG GTGCTTCACCAGGACAGCGGCAGGGATGGCGGGTGTGGAGCAGCAGGAGGGCACCATCCAGGTACAGGGCCAGAGCCTCTTCTTCCGAGAGGGTCGCCCAGGCGGCGGGCAGGCTGCCAGCTTCTCAGTTCTGCTGTTGCATGGCATCCGCTTCTCCTCCGAGACCTGGCAGAAACTGGGCACACTGCACAAGCTGGCTCAGGCTGGCTACCGGGCTGTGGCCATTGACCTGCCAG GTCTGGGGCGCTCCAAGGAAGCAGTGGCCCCTGCCCCTATCGGGGAATTGGTCCCCAGCAGCTTCCTGGCAGCTGTGGTGGATGCCTTGGACCTGGGCTCTCCAGTTGTGATCAGCCCATCGTTGAGTGGCATGTACTCCCTGCCCTTCCTCACGGCCCCTGGCTCCCAGCTCCGGGGCTATGTGCCAGTGGCCCCCATCTGCACTGACAAAATCAATGCTGCGGATTATGCCAGTGTGAAG aCTTCAACTCTTATAGTATATGGAGACCAAGACCCCATGGGTCTGACCAGCTTTGAGCACCTGAAGCAGCTGCCCAACCACCGGGTGTTGGTCATGGAGGGGGCAGGGCACCCCTGTTACCTTGACAAACCTGAGGAGTGGCACACGGGGCTGCTGGATTTCCTGCAGGGGCTAGCATGA
- the ABHD14A gene encoding protein ABHD14A isoform X2: MRGVRRAARRAQRSDAEVGSSAAGQPRRGGSLGALRGLRFWLAGPGVPCSSLAVVPLCLSISPSQTVVQTSMSRFQVALLGLGLLLMLLLYVGLPGPPEQTSWLWGGPNVTILAGLTPGNSPIFYREVLPLHRARRVEVVLLHGKAFNSHTWEQLGTLQLLAQRGYRAVALDLPGFGNSAPSKEANTEAGRAELLERVLRDLEVHNAVLVSPSLSGRYALPFLIQGHHQLRGFVPIAPASTQNYTQEQFWAVKTPTLILYGELDRILARESLRQLRHLPNHSVVKLRDAGHACYLHKPQDFHLVLLAFLDHLP; the protein is encoded by the exons ATGCGGGGTGTCCGGCGCGCCGCCCGCCGGGCCCAACGCTCTGACGCCGAGGTCGGGAGCTCGGCCGCCGGCCAACCGCGCCGCGGCGGCTCGCTCGGTGCGCTCCGCGGACTTCGGTTCTGGCTCGCGGGGCCCG GTGTACCATGCTCCTCCCTGGCTGTAGTCCCCTTATGCCTCAGCATTTCTCCATCCCAG aCTGTGGTACAGACCTCCATGAGCCGGTTCCAGGTagccctgctgggcctgggcctgctgcTCATGCTGCTCCTGTATGTGGGGCTGCCAGGCCCCCCTGAGCAGACCTCCTGGCTCTGGGGAGGCCCCAATGTCACAATCCTGGCTGGTCTCACCCCTGGCAACTCCCCCATCTTTTACCGCGAGGTGCTCCCGCTCCACCGGGCACGCAG GGTGGAAGTGGTGCTCCTCCATGGAAAGGCCTTTAACTCCCACACATGGGAGCAGCTGGGCACACTGCAGCTGCTGGCGCAGAGGGGCTACCGGGCCGTGGCCCTTGACCTCCCAG GTTTTGGGAACTCTGCACCTTCCAAGGAGGCAAACACAGAGGCAGGGCGAGCAGAGCTGCTGGAGCGGGTGCTGCGAGACCTGGAGGTGCACAATGCCGTTCTGGTGAGCCCCTCTCTGAGTGGCCGTTATGCCCTGCCCTTCTTGATCCAAGGCCACCACCAGCTGCGTGGATTTGTGCCCATCGCACCCGCCTCCACCCAGAACTACACCCAGGAACAATTCTGGGCCGTGAAG ACCCCGACTCTCATCTTGTATGGGGAGCTGGACCGTATCCTGGCTCGGGAGTCACTGCGGCAGCTCCGGCACCTGCCCAACCACTCTGTGGTGAAGCTTCGTGATGCAGGCCATGCCTGCTACCTCCACAAGCCTCAAGACTTCCACCTTGTCCTTCTTGCCTTCCTTGACCACCTGCCTTGA
- the ABHD14A gene encoding protein ABHD14A isoform X3: MVCWEEAGGSPLALGLRTIREVWTVGLAYLLSGAAWSPPSAGLGGAGPATAHCASAPLRPRSPPPGAHSSLQSRGGGAMVAALFGCWFRVGGARPGVSGPVIPVGPTVVQTSMSRFQVALLGLGLLLMLLLYVGLPGPPEQTSWLWGGPNVTILAGLTPGNSPIFYREVLPLHRARRVEVVLLHGKAFNSHTWEQLGTLQLLAQRGYRAVALDLPGFGNSAPSKEANTEAGRAELLERVLRDLEVHNAVLTPTLILYGELDRILARESLRQLRHLPNHSVVKLRDAGHACYLHKPQDFHLVLLAFLDHLP; encoded by the exons ATGGTCTGCTGGGAAGAAGCCGGTGGCTCTCCCCTGGCGCTGGGGCTGAGAACAATCCGGGAAGTCTGGACAGTGGGCCTGGCCTACTTGCTTTCGGGCGCCGCCTGGAGTCCCCCCTCCGCGGGGTTAGGAGGCGCGGGGCCTGCGACTGCGCACTGCGCAAGCGCGCCTCTCCGGCCGCGCTCTCCACCGCCTGGTGCGCACAGCAGCCTGCAGAGCCGAGGAGGCGGCGCAATGGTCGCGGCGTTGTTTGGCTGCTGGTTCCGCGTGGGCGGGGCCCGCCCTGGGGTGTCCGGCCCGGTCATCCCGGTCGGCCCG aCTGTGGTACAGACCTCCATGAGCCGGTTCCAGGTagccctgctgggcctgggcctgctgcTCATGCTGCTCCTGTATGTGGGGCTGCCAGGCCCCCCTGAGCAGACCTCCTGGCTCTGGGGAGGCCCCAATGTCACAATCCTGGCTGGTCTCACCCCTGGCAACTCCCCCATCTTTTACCGCGAGGTGCTCCCGCTCCACCGGGCACGCAG GGTGGAAGTGGTGCTCCTCCATGGAAAGGCCTTTAACTCCCACACATGGGAGCAGCTGGGCACACTGCAGCTGCTGGCGCAGAGGGGCTACCGGGCCGTGGCCCTTGACCTCCCAG GTTTTGGGAACTCTGCACCTTCCAAGGAGGCAAACACAGAGGCAGGGCGAGCAGAGCTGCTGGAGCGGGTGCTGCGAGACCTGGAGGTGCACAATGCCGTTCTG ACCCCGACTCTCATCTTGTATGGGGAGCTGGACCGTATCCTGGCTCGGGAGTCACTGCGGCAGCTCCGGCACCTGCCCAACCACTCTGTGGTGAAGCTTCGTGATGCAGGCCATGCCTGCTACCTCCACAAGCCTCAAGACTTCCACCTTGTCCTTCTTGCCTTCCTTGACCACCTGCCTTGA
- the ABHD14A gene encoding protein ABHD14A isoform X1 has protein sequence MVCWEEAGGSPLALGLRTIREVWTVGLAYLLSGAAWSPPSAGLGGAGPATAHCASAPLRPRSPPPGAHSSLQSRGGGAMVAALFGCWFRVGGARPGVSGPVIPVGPTVVQTSMSRFQVALLGLGLLLMLLLYVGLPGPPEQTSWLWGGPNVTILAGLTPGNSPIFYREVLPLHRARRVEVVLLHGKAFNSHTWEQLGTLQLLAQRGYRAVALDLPGFGNSAPSKEANTEAGRAELLERVLRDLEVHNAVLVSPSLSGRYALPFLIQGHHQLRGFVPIAPASTQNYTQEQFWAVKTPTLILYGELDRILARESLRQLRHLPNHSVVKLRDAGHACYLHKPQDFHLVLLAFLDHLP, from the exons ATGGTCTGCTGGGAAGAAGCCGGTGGCTCTCCCCTGGCGCTGGGGCTGAGAACAATCCGGGAAGTCTGGACAGTGGGCCTGGCCTACTTGCTTTCGGGCGCCGCCTGGAGTCCCCCCTCCGCGGGGTTAGGAGGCGCGGGGCCTGCGACTGCGCACTGCGCAAGCGCGCCTCTCCGGCCGCGCTCTCCACCGCCTGGTGCGCACAGCAGCCTGCAGAGCCGAGGAGGCGGCGCAATGGTCGCGGCGTTGTTTGGCTGCTGGTTCCGCGTGGGCGGGGCCCGCCCTGGGGTGTCCGGCCCGGTCATCCCGGTCGGCCCG aCTGTGGTACAGACCTCCATGAGCCGGTTCCAGGTagccctgctgggcctgggcctgctgcTCATGCTGCTCCTGTATGTGGGGCTGCCAGGCCCCCCTGAGCAGACCTCCTGGCTCTGGGGAGGCCCCAATGTCACAATCCTGGCTGGTCTCACCCCTGGCAACTCCCCCATCTTTTACCGCGAGGTGCTCCCGCTCCACCGGGCACGCAG GGTGGAAGTGGTGCTCCTCCATGGAAAGGCCTTTAACTCCCACACATGGGAGCAGCTGGGCACACTGCAGCTGCTGGCGCAGAGGGGCTACCGGGCCGTGGCCCTTGACCTCCCAG GTTTTGGGAACTCTGCACCTTCCAAGGAGGCAAACACAGAGGCAGGGCGAGCAGAGCTGCTGGAGCGGGTGCTGCGAGACCTGGAGGTGCACAATGCCGTTCTGGTGAGCCCCTCTCTGAGTGGCCGTTATGCCCTGCCCTTCTTGATCCAAGGCCACCACCAGCTGCGTGGATTTGTGCCCATCGCACCCGCCTCCACCCAGAACTACACCCAGGAACAATTCTGGGCCGTGAAG ACCCCGACTCTCATCTTGTATGGGGAGCTGGACCGTATCCTGGCTCGGGAGTCACTGCGGCAGCTCCGGCACCTGCCCAACCACTCTGTGGTGAAGCTTCGTGATGCAGGCCATGCCTGCTACCTCCACAAGCCTCAAGACTTCCACCTTGTCCTTCTTGCCTTCCTTGACCACCTGCCTTGA
- the ABHD14A gene encoding protein ABHD14A isoform X4, which produces MSRFQVALLGLGLLLMLLLYVGLPGPPEQTSWLWGGPNVTILAGLTPGNSPIFYREVLPLHRARRVEVVLLHGKAFNSHTWEQLGTLQLLAQRGYRAVALDLPGFGNSAPSKEANTEAGRAELLERVLRDLEVHNAVLVSPSLSGRYALPFLIQGHHQLRGFVPIAPASTQNYTQEQFWAVKTPTLILYGELDRILARESLRQLRHLPNHSVVKLRDAGHACYLHKPQDFHLVLLAFLDHLP; this is translated from the exons ATGAGCCGGTTCCAGGTagccctgctgggcctgggcctgctgcTCATGCTGCTCCTGTATGTGGGGCTGCCAGGCCCCCCTGAGCAGACCTCCTGGCTCTGGGGAGGCCCCAATGTCACAATCCTGGCTGGTCTCACCCCTGGCAACTCCCCCATCTTTTACCGCGAGGTGCTCCCGCTCCACCGGGCACGCAG GGTGGAAGTGGTGCTCCTCCATGGAAAGGCCTTTAACTCCCACACATGGGAGCAGCTGGGCACACTGCAGCTGCTGGCGCAGAGGGGCTACCGGGCCGTGGCCCTTGACCTCCCAG GTTTTGGGAACTCTGCACCTTCCAAGGAGGCAAACACAGAGGCAGGGCGAGCAGAGCTGCTGGAGCGGGTGCTGCGAGACCTGGAGGTGCACAATGCCGTTCTGGTGAGCCCCTCTCTGAGTGGCCGTTATGCCCTGCCCTTCTTGATCCAAGGCCACCACCAGCTGCGTGGATTTGTGCCCATCGCACCCGCCTCCACCCAGAACTACACCCAGGAACAATTCTGGGCCGTGAAG ACCCCGACTCTCATCTTGTATGGGGAGCTGGACCGTATCCTGGCTCGGGAGTCACTGCGGCAGCTCCGGCACCTGCCCAACCACTCTGTGGTGAAGCTTCGTGATGCAGGCCATGCCTGCTACCTCCACAAGCCTCAAGACTTCCACCTTGTCCTTCTTGCCTTCCTTGACCACCTGCCTTGA
- the ACY1 gene encoding aminoacylase-1 → MASDGLEGEHPSVTLFRQYLRIRTVQPEPDYGAAVAFLEERARQLGLGCQKVEVAPGYVVTILTWPGTNPRLSSLILNSHTDVVPVFKEHWSHDPFEAFKDAEGYIYARGAQDMKCVSIQYLEAVRRLKAEGRHFPRTIHMIFVPDEEVGGHKGMELFVQRPEFRALKAGFALDEGLANPTDAFTVFYSERSPWWVRITSTGNPGHGSRFVEDTAAEKLHKVVSSILTFREKERQRLQSNPHLKAGAVTSVNLTKLEGGVAYNVVPATMSASFDFRVAPDVELKAFEEQLQGWCQAAGDGVTFDFAQKWTEPRVTSTDDSDPWWAAFSGACKDMNLTLEPEIFPAATDSRYLRAVGVPALGFSPMNLTPVLLHDHDERLHEAVFLRGVDIYTRLLPALASVPALPSDG, encoded by the exons ATGGCCAGCGACGGTCTGGAGGGCGAGCACCCGTCCGTGACGCTCTTCCGCCAGTACCTGCGGATCCGCACGGTCCAGCCGGAGCCCGACTACG GGGCTGCTGTGGCCTTCCTTGAGGAGAGAGCCCGTCAGCTGGGCCTGGGCTGTCAGAAAGTAGAG GTGGCACCTGGGTATGTGGTGACCATTCTGACGTGGCCAGGCACCAACCCCAGACTCTCCTCCCTCATACTAAACTCTCACACGGATGTGGTGCCTGTCTTCAAG GAACACTGGAGTCATGACCCCTTTGAGGCCTTCAAGGATGCTGAAGGCTACATCTATGCCAGGGGTGCCCAGGACATGAAGTGTGTCAGCATCCA GTACCTGGAGGCTGTGAGGAGGCTGAAGGCTGAGGGTCGCCATTTCCCCAGAACCATCCATATGATCTTTGTGCCAG ATGAGGAGGTTGGGGGTCACAAAGGCATGGAGCTGTTCGTGCAGCGACCTGAGTTCCGGGCCCTGAAGGCCGGCTTCGCCCTGGATGAAG gcctggccaaCCCCACCGACGCCTTCACTGTCTTTTACAGTGAGCGAAGCCCCTGGT GGGTGCGGATCACGAGCACAGGGAACCCAGGCCACGGCTCACGCTTCGTCGAGGACACAGCGGCAGAGAAGCTG CACAAGGTTGTGAGCTCAATCCTGACTTTccgggagaaggagaggcagag GCTGCAGTCAAACCCCCACCTGAAGGCAGGGGCTGTGACCTCGGTGAATCTGACCAAGCTAGAGGGCGGCGTGGCCTATAATGTGGTACCTGCTACTATGAGCGCCAGCTTTGACTTCCGTGTGGCACCAGATGTGGAGCTGAAG GCTTTCGAGGAGCAGCTGCAGGGCTGGTGCCAGGCAGCTGGTGATGGGGTCACCTTCGACTTTGCTCAG AAGTGGACAGAGCCCCGAGTGACATCTACTGATGACTCAGATCCCTGGTGGGCAGCATTTAGCGGGGCCTGCAAGGACAT GAACCTCACCCTGGAGCCAGAGATTTTCCCTGCTGCCACCGATAGCCGCTATCTCCGTGCG GTAGGGGTCCCAGCTCTGGGCTTCTCGCCCATGAACCTCACACCTGTGCTGCTGCACGACCACGATGAGCGGTTGCATGAGGCCGTGTTCCTCCGTGGGGTTGATATATACACACGGCTGCTGCCCGCTCTGGCTAGCGTGCCTGCCCTGCCCAGTGATGGCTGA
- the RPL29 gene encoding 60S ribosomal protein L29, with the protein MAKSKNHTTHNQSRKWHRNGIKKPRSQRYESLKGVDPKFLRNMRFAKKHNKKGLKKMQANNAKAMAARAEAIKALVKPKEVKPKIPKGGSRKLNRLAYIAHPKLGKRARARIAKGLRLCRPKAKAKAQTKAQAAAATPAPAPAPAPASTPASTPAAQAPKGAQAPTKAPV; encoded by the exons ATGGCCAAGTCCAAGAACCACACCACGCACAACCAGT CACGAAAATGGCACAGAAATGGCATCAAGAAACCTCGGTCACAAAGATACGAATCTCTTAAGGGG GTAGACCCCAAGTTCCTGAGGAACATGCGCTTTGCCAAGAAGCACAACAAGAAGGGCCTGAAGAAGATGCAGGCCAACAATGCCAAGGCCATGGCTGCGCGTGCTGAGGCTATCAAGGCTCTTGTCAAGCCCAAGGAGGTTAAGCCCAAGATCCCAAAGGGCGGCAGCCGCAAGCTCAATCGACTTGCCTACATCGCCCACCCTAAGCTCGGGAAACGTGCTCGTGCCCGCATTGCCAAAGGTCTCAGGCTCTGCCGGCcaaaggccaaggccaaggctcAAACCAAGGCCCAGGCTGCAGCTGCGACCccggctccagctccagctccggCTCCTGCTTCTACTCCTGCTTCTACTCCTGCAGCGCAGGCTCCCAAAGGTGCCCAGGCCCCCACAAAGGCTCCAGTGTAG